The Macrobrachium nipponense isolate FS-2020 chromosome 1, ASM1510439v2, whole genome shotgun sequence genome includes a window with the following:
- the LOC135218714 gene encoding uncharacterized protein LOC135218714, translating into METEDLDDMEQLDETDDDSDTDFDEVARLEDSLNMEQLDETDGDLDTDCDDVDEVARLEDSLNMEQLDETNDDLDTDCDEDDEVAGLEDSLNMEQLDETEYDLDTDCDEVDEVNEEQTDTITTLESHLGEKDLLLKKRDEEEREREIFFQREMAEKQRELKATLQKETELCLKLKESENMNQLLDLENEEFCRMNEDLRNDLLEKEKEVDLLKESLNP; encoded by the exons ATGGAAACTGAAGATCTCGATGATATGGAACAACTGGACGAGACTGATGACGACTCAGACACCGACTTTGACGAAGTGGCTAGACTGGAAGACAGTCTAAACATGGAACAACTCGATGAGACTGATGGCGACTTGGATACTGACTGTGACGACGTTGACGAAGTGGCTAGACTGGAAGACAGTCTAAATATGGAACAACTCGACGAAACCAATGACGACTTGGATACTGACTGTGACGAAGATGACGAAGTGGCTGGACTGGAAGACAGTCTAAACATGGAACAACTCGACGAGACTGAATACGACTTAGATACTGACTGCGACGAAGTTGACGAA GTAAATGAAGAACAGACGGATACAATAACGACATTGGAGAGTCATCTGGGTGAGAAAGATCTCTTGCTCAAGaagagagacgaagaggaaagagagagggaaatattCTTCCAGCGAGAGATGGCTGAGAAGCAGAGAGAGCTGAAGGCCACCCTACAGAAGGAAACAGAACTCTGCCTCAAATTAAAAGAATCCGAAAATATGAATCAGTTGCTTGATTTGGAAAACGAAGAGTTCTGTAGGATGAATGAAGACCTTAGGAACGATTTacttgagaaagagaaggaagtcgACCTTCTGAAAGAATCCCTCAACCCTTAA
- the LOC135218715 gene encoding histone-lysine N-methyltransferase, H3 lysine-79 specific-like: protein MMQDENQKLQSLLSQAESVAILTKEILNAEKTSHELLGDELQVMKNWLAELGGENAKMKGELKEKTLDIMLLEKSLETERRNNNTLQDALHRLKEIENLLEEAKKRENEKDEEVERLHKDNEVYREQIENMEMKLENNCEETERLFRTLKEQVHKNSLLVKEKEDVEIEMKRQYQENLRQKKREAEEQNEREKQIQDNMESVLRQKQSLECLLDCKEKAIISLKKNEGEAQLEVQRLLKDCDMLKEKIQLQEQNRMREEKCLREQLRTQEEALREHDKYMLMMFLHGTAQRNFQLEHIALEHGDDMIEEGKREKCTGGTIGRKGTGSEEDPCEKARETEEKQRKKYWNAQREKNEDYEKQWEGLKHIVEDVLHGDE, encoded by the coding sequence ATGATGCAGGACGAAAATCAAAAGCTCCAGTCACTTCTCAGCCAAGCAGAATCTGTGGCCATCTTGACAAAGGAAATCTTAAACGCTGAGAAAACAAGTCATGAGTTACTAGGAGACGAGCTTCAAGTCATGAAGAACTGGTTGGCTGAACTAGGCGGAGAAAACGCCAAGATGAAAggagaattaaaagaaaagacaCTGGACATAATGTTACTAGAGAAATCATTAGAAACTGAGAGACGAAATAACAATACTCTGCAGGATGCTCTCCATCGTCTGAAAGAAATAGAGAACTTGCTGGAAGAAGcgaagaaaagagagaacgagaaaGACGAGGAGGTCGAGAGGCTGCACAAAGATAATGAAGTCTATCGAGAACAAATTGAAAATATGGAGATGAAGCTGGAAAATAACTGCGAGGAGACAGAAAGGCTATTCAGAACACTCAAGGAGCAGGTACATAAAAACAGTCTCTTAGTTAAGGAGAAGGAAGACGTAGAGATTGAAATGAAAAGGCAATATCAGGAGAACCTGAggcaaaagaaaagagaagcagaggagcaGAATGAACGGGAAAAGCAAATCCAGGATAACATGGAAAGCGTCCTCCGTCAAAAACAGAGCCTGGAATGCTTGCTGGATTGTAAAGAAAAAGCTATCATCTCTTTGAAGAAGAATGAGGGTGAAGCCCAGCTGGAAGTGCAGCGACTTCTCAAGGACTGCGATATGCTGAAAGAAAAGATTCAGCTACAGGAGCAGAATAGAATGAGAGAAGAAAAGTGTCTCAGGGAACAGCTAAGAACACAGGAGGAGGCTTTGAGGGAACATGACAAGTACATGTTGATGATGTTTCTACATGGGACTGCTCAGAGAAATTTCCAGCTAGAACACATTGCGCTGGAACATGGAGATGATATGATTGAAGAAGGGAAGCGAGAGAAGTGCACAGGGGGAACAATAGGAAGGAAGGGGACAGGGAGTGAGGAAGACCCCTGTGAGAAGGCCCGTGAGACAGAAGAAAAACAACGTAAGAAGTACTGGAATGCCCAGCGGGAGAAGAACGAGGATTACGAGAAACAATGGGAGGGCCTCAAGCACATTGTGGAAGATGTTCTTCACGGAGATGAATAA